The Haloterrigena turkmenica DSM 5511 genome includes the window CGTCAAAATCGAGCGGCCGGGCGGCGACATGATCCGCTCGAACCCGCCGTTCGTCGACGACCCCGAGACGGAGGCCTACGGCGGCTACTTCCAGAGCGTCAACCGCGGCAAGCGGAGCCTCGAGCTGAACTTAGGCGACGAGGACGACCGCGCGGACTTCCTCTCGCTGGTCGAGGAGGCCGATATCGTCGTCGAGAACTACCGCTCGGGGACGATGGAGAAGTACGATCTGGGCTACGAGACGCTCAAAGAATACAACGAGGACCTCATCTACTCCTCGATCCGCGGCTTCGGCGACCCACGGACGGGCGAAACGGAGCGGCAGGGTCAGCCCTCCTTCGACCTCATCGCGCAGGCGCTGGGCGGGGTCATGGAGACCACCGGCCAGCCCGACGGCCCGCCGACGAAGACCGGCCCCGGCGTCGGCGACCTCTTCACCGCCACGCTGAACTGTATCGGCATTCTGGCGGCGGTCAACCACCGCGAGCAGACCGGAGAAGGCCAGTACGTCGACACCGCCATGTACGACTCGATGCTCAGCTTCACCGAACGCGCCGTCTACCAGCAGTCCTACACGGGCGAGGCGCCGACTCGACGGGGCAACTCCCACCCCACGCTCTTCCCCTACAACGCCTTCGAGACCGCCGACGGCTACGCCGTCATCGCCGCGTTCAACGACAACCACTGGGCCGAACTCTGCGATGTGATGGGCCGCGAGGAGCTGGCCGAGGAGTATCCGACGACCGCCGAACGCCTCGAGCACCGTGAGATCCTCCGCGACGAGATCGCCGACTGGAGCCTCGAGCAGACCAACGACGAACTCGTGAGTAAACTCGAGGGCCGCGTCCCGGCCGCCAAGGTCCAGACCACCGAGGAGATCTTCGACGACCCGCACGTCCACGCGCGGGACATGCTCGTGCCGGTCGAACAGCCCGGCGCCGACCGCGACGTCGAGATCGCGGGCAACCCGATCAAGATGAGCGAGACCGAGCCCAGGCCTCGCGGTCGCGCGCCGCTGTTAGACGAGCACCGCGAGGAGATTTTAGGCGAGAAAGCGGAGCGGGCGGCCGACGACTGAGCGACGATATCGATCGAACAGCCGATTCGAACCCTACAGAATCTTCCGGAGCACGCGCTCGAGGTTCCGCTCTAACTCCGAGGCCTGCAGAATCGTCACCGGATTCTCAGACTGCTCCTCGAGCGAGGGCGGCTCGTCGTCGCGGTCCTGGACGACGAGGAGCCCGTTCCACCCCGAGCCGAAGTAGTCCGCTTCGTCGGGACCGAAGACGTGCTCCTCGTTGACCCGGAGGAATGCGAGGTACTCGAGCGTCTCCTTGACCCTCGACGGATCGTGTCGACGTTGGTGCTGTTTTTGACCTCCACGATCAGGTACTCGTGCTGATCGTCGTCCTCGGCGATGACCTCAAGGACGATGACGTCGGGACGGCCGGTGTGATTCCGGAAGTCCCGTTCGAAGTAGTCGCCGGCGATCTCCTGGGCCTCGAGTTGGACCTTGTCCGTTCGCGAGAGATGGGTCGCGTCTTCGTCGGGTTCAGCGACGAACGAGAGGTTCCGATCGCCCGCGGAGTTGTCGTGATAGAGGACGATCTCCGTGTCGTCCTCGAACCGGGCCACCTCCTGTCGACCCGTCGCGATCGTTTTGTACTCCGGCTGGCTCTCTCGAAGGCGCTCGAGCGTCGCGACGAACCGGAAGAGGACGAACAGTTCGAACAGCGAGTCCTGATCGTCGGGGGCGATGACGGAATCGGGCCTGAGACTGGATGGTGAGTCACGTTTTCTCGGGCCTTTCGAAGCCGGCCTACTCGAGTCGTGCTTCCTCGAACGACGCGCGAGGGCGACCACTGCACAGGCGCAGCGGCAGATTCCCGTCATCGGCCTATCCGCGGCAGAGAGTAACTCTTTT containing:
- the mct gene encoding succinyl-CoA:mesaconate CoA-transferase, giving the protein MGALSNLRVLDLTQVLAGPYCTMLLADMGADVVKIERPGGDMIRSNPPFVDDPETEAYGGYFQSVNRGKRSLELNLGDEDDRADFLSLVEEADIVVENYRSGTMEKYDLGYETLKEYNEDLIYSSIRGFGDPRTGETERQGQPSFDLIAQALGGVMETTGQPDGPPTKTGPGVGDLFTATLNCIGILAAVNHREQTGEGQYVDTAMYDSMLSFTERAVYQQSYTGEAPTRRGNSHPTLFPYNAFETADGYAVIAAFNDNHWAELCDVMGREELAEEYPTTAERLEHREILRDEIADWSLEQTNDELVSKLEGRVPAAKVQTTEEIFDDPHVHARDMLVPVEQPGADRDVEIAGNPIKMSETEPRPRGRAPLLDEHREEILGEKAERAADD